A single window of Hyla sarda isolate aHylSar1 chromosome 2, aHylSar1.hap1, whole genome shotgun sequence DNA harbors:
- the TSC22D1 gene encoding TSC22 domain family protein 1 isoform X5 produces the protein MDLVKSHLMYAVREEVEVLKEQIKELIEKNSQLEQENSLLKTLASPEQLAQFQAQLQNGSPPSSSSSSSSQPAASTSTPAQPASQISGPSA, from the coding sequence GACCTGGTGAAGAGTCACCTGATGTACGCAGTCAGAGAAGAAGTTGAAGTCCTCAAAGAGCAAATCAAGGAGCTGATAGAGAAGAACTCACAGCTGGAGCAGGAGAACAGCTTGTTGAAGACCCTGGCAAGCCCCGAGCAGCTCGCCCAGTTCCAGGCTCAGCTTCAGAATGGTTCTCcaccctcctcctcttcttcatcaTCCTCACAGCCTGCAGCAAGCACTTCCACACCGGCACAGCCAGCCTCACAAATTTCGGGCCCATCTGCGTAG
- the TSC22D1 gene encoding TSC22 domain family protein 1 isoform X4 — translation MPYDLVKSHLMYAVREEVEVLKEQIKELIEKNSQLEQENSLLKTLASPEQLAQFQAQLQNGSPPSSSSSSSSQPAASTSTPAQPASQISGPSA, via the coding sequence GACCTGGTGAAGAGTCACCTGATGTACGCAGTCAGAGAAGAAGTTGAAGTCCTCAAAGAGCAAATCAAGGAGCTGATAGAGAAGAACTCACAGCTGGAGCAGGAGAACAGCTTGTTGAAGACCCTGGCAAGCCCCGAGCAGCTCGCCCAGTTCCAGGCTCAGCTTCAGAATGGTTCTCcaccctcctcctcttcttcatcaTCCTCACAGCCTGCAGCAAGCACTTCCACACCGGCACAGCCAGCCTCACAAATTTCGGGCCCATCTGCGTAG